One Kribbella sp. NBC_00662 genomic region harbors:
- a CDS encoding UDP-glucose/GDP-mannose dehydrogenase family protein has product MKVAVFGLGYVGSVTAACLAAAGHDVWGVDVDTAKVDPITQGHSPVVEPGLDELVAEGATSGRLHATTDPRVALERADVSLICVGTPSTPAGSTDLTYIKRAVRDIAEAAQTVLRPASGFHSIVVRSTVPPGTVDEVVEKVLADVPPPEGLTFGTAMCPEFLREGSGLADFYAPPFVVVGTRNPKVGTALTDLFSFLGTDVEVVDVRTAEALKYACNAFHATKVSFANEMGRIFRHFGVDSREVMKIFVQDTSLNISPYYLKPGFAFGGSCLPKDLRSVLHLARMNDTELPLLAGTLATNERSVRDVVDRVIAGPGREIALLGLSFKHATDDLRESPNVELAERLIGKGYNLRIYDAIVNPTRLVGANLRHVQSKLPHLQRVLTDDPTAALAGADLAIVSATDNAAINALLEAPPARTIDLSGRLGADVEALPGYEGVGW; this is encoded by the coding sequence ATGAAGGTTGCCGTGTTCGGCTTGGGGTACGTCGGATCGGTCACGGCCGCGTGCCTGGCGGCCGCCGGCCACGACGTCTGGGGGGTCGATGTCGATACTGCGAAGGTCGATCCGATCACTCAGGGACACAGCCCGGTGGTCGAACCGGGCCTGGACGAGCTGGTGGCGGAAGGAGCGACCTCGGGTCGCCTGCACGCGACCACCGATCCACGGGTCGCGCTCGAGCGCGCCGATGTCTCGCTGATCTGTGTCGGTACGCCGTCGACTCCGGCGGGCAGTACCGATCTGACCTACATCAAGCGCGCGGTCCGCGACATCGCCGAGGCCGCGCAGACCGTGCTCCGGCCGGCGTCGGGGTTCCACAGCATCGTGGTCCGCTCGACAGTCCCGCCGGGCACCGTCGACGAGGTGGTCGAGAAGGTGCTGGCCGACGTACCGCCGCCGGAGGGTCTGACCTTCGGTACGGCGATGTGCCCGGAGTTCCTGCGGGAAGGATCCGGCCTGGCCGACTTCTACGCGCCGCCGTTCGTCGTCGTCGGCACCCGCAACCCGAAGGTCGGTACCGCTCTGACCGACCTGTTCAGCTTCCTCGGCACGGACGTCGAGGTCGTCGACGTCCGGACGGCCGAGGCGCTCAAGTACGCCTGCAACGCGTTCCACGCCACCAAGGTCTCGTTCGCGAACGAGATGGGCCGGATCTTCCGGCACTTCGGGGTGGATTCGCGCGAGGTGATGAAGATCTTCGTCCAGGACACCAGCCTGAACATCTCGCCGTACTACCTGAAGCCCGGGTTCGCGTTCGGCGGCTCCTGCCTGCCGAAGGATCTGCGCTCGGTCCTGCACCTGGCGCGGATGAACGACACCGAGCTCCCGCTGCTGGCCGGCACGCTGGCCACCAACGAGCGGAGTGTCCGCGACGTCGTCGACCGGGTGATCGCCGGCCCCGGTCGTGAGATCGCGCTGCTCGGCCTGAGCTTCAAGCACGCCACCGACGATCTGCGCGAAAGCCCGAACGTCGAGCTGGCCGAGCGGCTGATCGGCAAGGGCTACAACCTGCGCATCTACGACGCGATCGTGAACCCGACCCGGCTCGTCGGCGCGAACCTGCGCCACGTCCAGTCGAAACTGCCGCACCTGCAGCGAGTCCTCACCGACGACCCGACAGCGGCTCTCGCCGGCGCGGACCTGGCCATCGTCTCGGCCACCGACAACGCCGCGATCAACGCCCTGCTCGAGGCGCCGCCCGCACGCACGATCGACCTGAGCGGCCGGCTCGGCGCCGACGTCGAGGCGCTGCCCGGATACGAAGGAGTGGGCTGGTGA
- a CDS encoding glycosyltransferase family 4 protein codes for MSGPRVLIIIQNLWVPFDRRVWLECQALMASGYDVTVVCPKGPGDPAYQVIDGVTVHKYKAYAPGGSKISFVWEYAYSFLMTLRLVFRARKAGKFKVLQACNPPDIFWPIAMLLRRLDGTKFVFDHHDLCPELFQSRFGGTTSLPYKGLRFLERTTHRTADHVTSTNDSYRRIAITRSGKANHDVTVVRTGPDPDKLQRDPAAVDEKLRRGHRYLVTYIGVMGPQDGVDIVVRAADHIVNNLGRKDIAFTLMGGGDSFDEVVALRHDLGLDEYIEFTGRVPDETVRAVMSTADIGLSPDPKNPLNDVSTMNKTMEYMAFELPVVAFDLIETKVSAADAAVYVEPNDVAQYGEAIVELLDDEVRRRRMGKLGRERVEQVLAWKHQQKAYLQVYDALTGHVSHIGDVARATGS; via the coding sequence GTGAGCGGTCCGCGCGTCCTCATCATCATCCAGAACCTGTGGGTGCCGTTCGACCGCCGCGTCTGGCTGGAGTGCCAGGCGCTGATGGCGAGCGGGTACGACGTGACGGTCGTCTGTCCGAAGGGGCCGGGCGACCCGGCGTACCAGGTCATCGACGGCGTCACCGTGCACAAGTACAAGGCCTATGCCCCGGGCGGTAGCAAGATCAGCTTCGTCTGGGAGTACGCGTACTCGTTCCTGATGACGCTGCGGCTGGTCTTCCGGGCCCGCAAGGCCGGCAAGTTCAAGGTGCTGCAGGCCTGCAACCCGCCGGACATCTTCTGGCCGATCGCGATGCTGCTGCGCCGGCTCGACGGGACGAAGTTCGTCTTCGACCACCACGACCTGTGCCCGGAGCTGTTCCAGTCCCGCTTCGGCGGGACGACCAGCCTGCCGTACAAGGGACTTCGGTTCCTCGAGCGGACGACGCACCGCACGGCCGACCACGTCACCTCGACGAACGACTCGTACCGCCGGATCGCGATCACCCGCAGCGGGAAGGCGAACCACGACGTGACCGTGGTCCGCACCGGTCCGGACCCGGACAAGTTGCAGCGCGACCCGGCCGCCGTCGACGAGAAGCTCCGCCGCGGCCACCGCTACCTGGTCACCTACATCGGCGTGATGGGTCCGCAGGACGGTGTCGACATCGTCGTCCGCGCGGCGGATCACATTGTCAACAATCTCGGCCGCAAGGACATCGCGTTCACGCTGATGGGCGGCGGTGACTCGTTCGACGAGGTCGTGGCGCTCCGGCACGACCTCGGTCTCGACGAGTACATCGAGTTCACCGGCCGGGTGCCGGACGAGACCGTGCGCGCGGTGATGTCGACCGCGGACATCGGCCTGTCCCCCGACCCGAAGAATCCGCTCAACGACGTGTCGACGATGAACAAGACCATGGAGTACATGGCGTTCGAGCTCCCGGTCGTCGCCTTCGACCTGATCGAGACCAAGGTCTCCGCCGCGGACGCCGCGGTGTACGTCGAGCCGAACGACGTCGCGCAGTACGGCGAGGCGATCGTCGAGCTGCTCGACGACGAGGTACGCCGGCGCCGGATGGGCAAGCTCGGCCGCGAACGGGTCGAGCAGGTGCTGGCGTGGAAGCACCAGCAGAAGGCGTACCTGCAGGTGTACGACGCGTTGACCGGTCACGTCAGCCACATCGGTGACGTCGCACGCGCGACGGGGTCCTGA
- the asnB gene encoding asparagine synthase (glutamine-hydrolyzing) has product MCGIAGCYQQHDGFALAEAMSDRIAHRGPDADRVYAFDEGDVRAFLAHRRLSIIDLSSEADQPFSKRGLTICYNGELYNYKELRAELSKAGVGFRTNGDTEVVLEAWRRWGPDALKRFRGMFAFAMLDEDSGSMYLARDPLGIKPLYFLRRQGGVVFASELKALVTAVGSELRTEPGALIASMLYYWLPEQRCAIDGVEKLPPGSWAEFRPDGSSRHETYWRVTDVATEAAAGPRADLRTIIEESVAAHMVADVPVSTFLSGGLDSSLVTVLAKRMDPSVDSYTITFRAQDQKLEAMPDDAIYARKVAQQFGIDLHEIEIAPDVVELLPRIVDILDEPIGDPAAINTLLMCDTARDAGVKVLLSGMGADELFGGYRKHLACVMGAQYQRLPGVLRNGVIGPAVRRLPVTVNGRGLRYARWAKRFETFANLSEEEAFRRSYTMYDGDQLAGLLSPDLEPYVGKLLSEHADIYHDTTLDDHVNRMCLADSRMFLPGLNLAYTDRSSMAASTEVRTPFVDPIVARAAFSIPGSEKIHRRVSKLALKKAAEAWLPKEIIYRPKASFSAPLRAWVRNDLRELVDDTLLRGELVGSGFLQRAAVQKLVDDERAGREDYSKQIWQLLTLETWTRHMRSLGVTITSL; this is encoded by the coding sequence GTGTGCGGCATCGCCGGCTGCTACCAGCAGCACGACGGCTTCGCGCTCGCCGAGGCGATGAGCGACCGGATCGCCCACCGCGGTCCGGACGCCGACCGGGTCTACGCGTTCGACGAGGGCGACGTACGGGCGTTCCTCGCGCACCGCCGGTTGTCGATCATCGACCTGTCCTCGGAGGCCGACCAGCCGTTCAGCAAGCGCGGCCTGACCATCTGTTACAACGGCGAGCTCTACAACTACAAGGAACTGCGCGCCGAGCTGTCCAAGGCCGGCGTCGGCTTCCGCACCAACGGCGACACCGAGGTGGTGCTCGAGGCCTGGCGCCGCTGGGGTCCGGACGCGCTGAAGCGGTTCCGGGGCATGTTCGCGTTCGCGATGCTCGACGAGGACAGCGGCAGCATGTACCTGGCCCGCGATCCGCTCGGCATCAAGCCGCTGTACTTCCTCCGCCGTCAGGGCGGCGTCGTCTTCGCGTCCGAGTTGAAGGCGCTCGTCACGGCCGTCGGGTCCGAGCTGCGGACCGAGCCCGGTGCGTTGATCGCGTCGATGCTCTACTACTGGCTGCCCGAGCAGCGGTGCGCGATCGACGGTGTGGAGAAGCTTCCACCCGGCTCGTGGGCCGAGTTCCGGCCGGACGGCAGCAGCCGGCACGAGACGTACTGGCGAGTGACCGACGTCGCGACCGAGGCCGCGGCCGGTCCACGCGCCGACCTGCGCACGATCATCGAGGAGTCGGTCGCCGCGCACATGGTCGCCGACGTCCCGGTCTCGACGTTCCTCAGCGGCGGGCTGGATTCCAGCCTGGTGACCGTGCTCGCGAAGCGCATGGACCCGAGTGTCGACTCGTACACGATCACCTTCCGGGCGCAGGACCAGAAGCTCGAGGCGATGCCCGACGACGCGATCTACGCGCGCAAGGTCGCGCAGCAGTTCGGCATCGACCTGCACGAGATCGAGATCGCTCCGGACGTCGTCGAGCTGCTGCCGCGGATCGTCGACATCCTGGACGAGCCGATCGGCGACCCGGCCGCGATCAACACGCTGCTGATGTGCGACACCGCACGCGACGCCGGCGTGAAGGTCCTGCTGTCCGGGATGGGCGCGGACGAGCTGTTCGGCGGTTACCGCAAGCACCTCGCGTGCGTGATGGGAGCGCAGTACCAGCGGCTTCCCGGCGTACTGCGCAACGGTGTGATCGGGCCCGCCGTACGACGGCTGCCGGTGACGGTGAACGGTCGTGGCCTGCGGTACGCGCGCTGGGCCAAGCGGTTCGAGACGTTCGCGAACCTGTCCGAGGAGGAGGCGTTCCGGCGCAGCTACACGATGTACGACGGGGACCAGCTGGCCGGACTGTTGAGCCCGGACCTGGAGCCGTACGTCGGGAAGCTGCTGTCCGAGCACGCCGACATCTACCACGACACCACGCTCGACGATCACGTGAACCGGATGTGCCTCGCCGACTCGCGGATGTTCCTGCCGGGGCTGAACCTCGCCTACACGGACCGGTCCAGCATGGCGGCGTCGACCGAGGTACGGACGCCGTTCGTGGACCCGATCGTGGCGCGCGCCGCGTTCTCGATCCCGGGCAGCGAGAAGATCCACCGCCGGGTCAGCAAGCTGGCGCTGAAGAAGGCGGCCGAGGCGTGGCTGCCGAAGGAGATCATCTACCGGCCGAAGGCGTCGTTCAGTGCGCCGCTGCGGGCCTGGGTGCGGAACGACCTGCGCGAGCTGGTCGACGACACGCTGCTGCGCGGTGAGCTGGTCGGAAGCGGGTTCCTGCAGCGGGCCGCCGTACAGAAGCTCGTCGACGACGAGCGGGCCGGGCGCGAGGACTACTCGAAGCAGATCTGGCAGTTGCTGACCTTGGAGACCTGGACCCGCCACATGCGGTCGCTGGGCGTGACCATTACTTCCCTCTGA